The stretch of DNA TGCGGCGCGCCATGCCCGCGGGGATCGCCTGCGTACAGAACGCCTACAGCCTCGTGGCGCGCGACGACGAGGAGATGCTCGCACTCTGCGCGGCCGAGTCCATCGCCTTCGTGCCGTACTTCCCGCTCGGCAGCGCGTTCCCCGGTATGCCCAAGGTGACCGAAGCACCAGCGGTCCAGGCCGCGGCGCGCGCCCTCGGCCGCACTCCTTCGCAGATCGGCCTGGCCTGGCTGCTCCACCACGCCCCGAACGTGCTCCTGATCCCCGGCACGTCGGACCCCGAGCACCTGGAGGCCAACGTCGCCGCAGGAGCGGTCGCGCTCGACGACGCCACACTGGCCGAGCTCGACGCCGTCCCTTCCCGCTCGGGGGAGATCGCGCTGGACTGACGGCGCGCTCGCCCCTGCCAGCGCTCGGCCGACACCAATCGCTCTGCCGACACCGCTGCGCCGACACCAATCGCTCGGCCGACACCTCTCGGCCGACACCAGTGCTCCGCCGACGCGTCCGGGCGGCCCGCGCGGCGCCCGGACGCGTCGGCGACACCGACCGCGGGCGCCACGAGGCCACGCACGAGGTGCGACCCAGGAAACCGACCACCTCGGAAGGCTCCGGACCAGCGTGAGCTGGAGAGCGACCTCGCCCTGTCCGGGCTCGTCTCCCGTGAAGTCGCCAGGGACCTGGACTTCGCACCGGAACGGCTGAGGACGACGTTCGACGCCGCCGACGAGGCCGATCCGGTCTACGTACGGCAGTCGCGTGACCACCTCGAACAGGCGGCACGCGACGCCGGCCGCTCCCCCGTCGTCCACACCGTGCTGACCGAGCGGTCACGCGCACCGGCCCGCGTCCCCCTCTCGCCGCGCGGGGACCCACGCCACGTGTTCCCGACGGTGTGAACCCCGGGTCGCCGCCCCGGCACTTGACCAGGGGTTAGACCATGTGGCGCCCATCCGGCGGCCAATGGGGCGCACGCACGGGACCGTCGTGCTTCCATCCATGCAGGAGGCAAACATGATCCCTGAGAACCGGTGGCAGGCCCCCGTACGCCGACGTGTGCTGTCCATGACCGGTCTGTCCGTTCTCGCCGGGGCGCTGGGGACCGCGTGCGACACGCCCGCCGAGAAGGGGCTGGCGGGGCAACCAGCGGGACAGCAGAGGGACAACATGCTCCAACCGGTGCGGACCGGTCCTGCCGACTGGGACGGCGTGGCCGAGGCCCTGGGCCGCGTGGGGGACATGAAACACGATGTGGCCTATCACCTGCCTCTCCCCCGAAGTGACCTGACCGTGGTCTCCCACGGTGTCACCGTCAGGCCCGCGCTCGCTCTCAGCTCGCACCTCTCCTTCGTCCGCTACTCGGACGGCGGTTCGCTCCTCATGGGTGACGCCGTCGTCACCGAGCAGGAGCTCCAGCGATTCATCGACGTGCTGCACGAACAGGGGATCGAGCCGACCGCGCTGCACAAGCATCTGCTCGCCCAGACCCCCTCCGTCTGGTGGATCCACCTCCACGCGCACGGCGACGACCCGGTCGCCATCGCCCGTGGCCTGCGTACGGCGTTCGACCGCACCGGCACTCCGGAGGAGCGCCCCTCGACTTCCCAGCGCCCCTTGGATCTGGACACCTCGGGGATCGACACCGCGCTGGGCGTCAGAGGCACCGCGGAGGACGGTGTCTACCGCAACACCTTCGCCCGCCGGGAGACGGTCACCGAAGGTGACATGGTCCTGCCGCCAGGACTGGGATCGACCACCGCCATCAGTTTTCAGCCCCTCGGCCGCGGCCGGGCGGCGGTCAGCGGTGACTGCGCGATGGTCGCCTCGGAGGTCCAGCCCGTTCTGAAAGCCCTGCGCCACGCCGGAGTCGAACTCGTCGAGCTGCACCATCACGGCCTCCGCGACGAGCCTCGCCTGTTCTTCACCCACTTCTGGGCGACCGGCGACGCGGTCGCCCTCGCCCGCGGAATCCGCCCCGCCGTGGCCGCCACAAACGTCGTCCCCATCCGCAACGCGGCAAGCTGAAGGATGCTCCGGGGCGCCTCACCGCCGTGCGACCGGCGATCGCCCGCGGCGGGCTCTCGCCCTCACGTGCCGTCGGGCGCCCCGTCAGGCGGGCGGCTCGCGACGGAAGCCCGCAAAACCGACGCCGGCCAGACGCGCTGCGGGCCCCGCCGAACGGCACCTCTACGCTGCGGAACATGGTGCGGAACTCTGTTGAACTGGTGATATTCGACTGTGACGGCGTCCTGGTGGACAGCGAGAAGATATGCGTGCGAGTGGATGCGGTGATCACGGCCGAGCTGGGGTGCGCGTTCACCGAGGCCGAGATCATCGAGCGGTTCGTGGGCTCGTCCACCGAGGTCTACACGGCGGCGGTGGAGGAGCGGCTCGGGCGGCGGCTGGAGAAGGACTGGCAGCAGCGGTACGAGCACCTCTACGAGGCCGCCTTCGAGGCGGAACTGACCGCTGTCGACGGTGTCGCGGAGGTTCTGAAGGGCCTCACCACTGCCGTCTGCGTCGCGTCGAACGGCGAACACCCCGGCATCCGGCGCAACCTGGAGATCACCGGTCTGAGGGACCACTTCGGGGAACACATCTTCAGTGCGAGCGACGTCCGGCTCGGCAAGCCCGCGCCCGACCTCTTCCTGCACGCCGCACGCTCCATGGGTGTGGAGCCCGAGCGGTGCGTGGTGATCGAGGACAGTCCGTACGGAGTGCGGGCGGCTCGGGACGCGGGCATGCGGGCATTCGGGTACTGCGGCGGTCTCACAGCGGCCGCGCGGCTTGAGGGGCCGGGCACTGTCGTGTTCGACGACATGCGCGACCTGCCCCGACTCCTGGCGGCCGCGGGCCAGTAGGGGGCTACCGGGGAAGTCAGGGGCGGGCCCGGGGTCTTCCTACGCTGCCCATGACGCGGGTGACGGTGATCTCGATGACGACGCGCTCCGGGTTGGGGCGCGGGGGCTTGTACCTGGCGGTGTAACGGGCCTCCGCGTCGGCGACCGCCGCCGGGTCGTCGTTCACGCGGGCTCTGCCTTCGAGGGTCGACCAGTTGGCCCCCTCCACCTGACTGACCGCGACGGGGACGCCGGCCGCGTGGGCACGGATGGTGCGGGCCTTACGGCTCGTGCCGCTGGTGATGACGCGGGCGACGCCCTCCTCGGGGTCGT from Streptomyces tsukubensis encodes:
- a CDS encoding pyridoxamine 5'-phosphate oxidase family protein: MCAVTPADAARSPEFLSFWRERHIALLATSRPDNSPHLVPVGVTYDPEEGVARVITSGTSRKARTIRAHAAGVPVAVSQVEGANWSTLEGRARVNDDPAAVADAEARYTARYKPPRPNPERVVIEITVTRVMGSVGRPRARP
- a CDS encoding HAD family hydrolase, with protein sequence MVRNSVELVIFDCDGVLVDSEKICVRVDAVITAELGCAFTEAEIIERFVGSSTEVYTAAVEERLGRRLEKDWQQRYEHLYEAAFEAELTAVDGVAEVLKGLTTAVCVASNGEHPGIRRNLEITGLRDHFGEHIFSASDVRLGKPAPDLFLHAARSMGVEPERCVVIEDSPYGVRAARDAGMRAFGYCGGLTAAARLEGPGTVVFDDMRDLPRLLAAAGQ
- a CDS encoding DUF2316 family protein produces the protein MESDLALSGLVSREVARDLDFAPERLRTTFDAADEADPVYVRQSRDHLEQAARDAGRSPVVHTVLTERSRAPARVPLSPRGDPRHVFPTV
- a CDS encoding DUF1259 domain-containing protein; amino-acid sequence: MIPENRWQAPVRRRVLSMTGLSVLAGALGTACDTPAEKGLAGQPAGQQRDNMLQPVRTGPADWDGVAEALGRVGDMKHDVAYHLPLPRSDLTVVSHGVTVRPALALSSHLSFVRYSDGGSLLMGDAVVTEQELQRFIDVLHEQGIEPTALHKHLLAQTPSVWWIHLHAHGDDPVAIARGLRTAFDRTGTPEERPSTSQRPLDLDTSGIDTALGVRGTAEDGVYRNTFARRETVTEGDMVLPPGLGSTTAISFQPLGRGRAAVSGDCAMVASEVQPVLKALRHAGVELVELHHHGLRDEPRLFFTHFWATGDAVALARGIRPAVAATNVVPIRNAAS